The Epilithonimonas zeae genome contains a region encoding:
- a CDS encoding ATP-dependent Clp protease ATP-binding subunit, with product MSVLVTNETIKEVFHIAESVARENYNSQCGASHLLQALLHNNFGLKDFLLNIGKDPGYIYEWAEVRIEELPKTAHLPDDISKDEKVNIILEEADDIRLKLGLDEISPLCLLAAISKPNVAYNVQELKSFPLREHEILNFFRGEDKKVSIQENHLTGNSIPNKNSFPAINSYCIDKTQQANQGKLDNIIGRDKELRMLIEILCRRTKPNVIIVGEPGVGKTALLEGFAIEINSGNVPEMLKEATLLELDTGSLLAGTSYKGEIEDRLKKVINECKNINKAILFIDEIHSLLDSKGSAGNVANLLKPELARGEITVIGATTQEEYRKIIEPERAFDRRFEVLNVEEPDDITCVKMIDVLLDGYKNHHKVEVDRTALADCVSLAKRYSKGKKLPDSAIDLLDRTMASIKMLDELSETELKSWKENYDKIIAESDETDPLLIDELIWNYNLLQNKLSPILWGSLSEQHTLETSMDISQIKNIINSTFEELIQLASIKREKVGKLELAAVMAAKTGIPIGKIQAKEKEKLLNMEEMLIKRVVGQDHALKILADAIVENRSGLNKPGQPIGSFFLLGPTGTGKTELAKSIAELLFNDEAAMIRFDMSEFKEEHSAALLYGAPPGYVGYEEGGMLVNKIRQNPYSVVLFDEIEKAHTSVFDVFLQIMDEGKIHDKLGKEGDFSNSLVLFTSNIGSEEIVKHFEQNEIPTSKNLMKIMMDSGRFRPEFLARITEIIPFAPINENMAEKIFSIQLKSLRKALTRLGIDFNINDEAIKNLALNGFSSKYGARQISGVIRAQLARPISKKIVREEVKAGETINVSWNQEKEDLDWVIS from the coding sequence ATGAGTGTATTAGTAACTAACGAGACGATTAAAGAAGTTTTTCATATTGCCGAATCTGTAGCAAGAGAAAATTACAACAGCCAATGTGGAGCTTCCCATCTTTTACAAGCGCTTTTGCACAATAATTTTGGATTAAAAGATTTCCTTTTAAATATCGGCAAAGATCCAGGCTACATCTACGAGTGGGCAGAAGTTCGTATAGAAGAACTTCCTAAAACGGCACATCTTCCTGATGATATTTCTAAAGATGAAAAAGTTAATATCATTCTCGAGGAAGCAGATGATATCAGATTAAAATTAGGTTTAGACGAGATCTCTCCGCTTTGTTTGCTGGCTGCAATCTCAAAACCGAATGTAGCTTACAATGTTCAGGAACTAAAGTCTTTTCCACTCCGCGAACACGAGATTCTCAATTTTTTTCGGGGCGAGGACAAAAAAGTCAGTATTCAGGAAAATCATTTGACGGGAAATTCTATCCCAAATAAAAATTCATTTCCAGCTATAAACAGTTATTGTATTGATAAAACCCAACAAGCTAATCAAGGTAAGCTAGATAATATTATCGGTCGCGATAAAGAACTGAGAATGTTAATCGAAATTCTTTGCCGACGCACAAAACCGAATGTCATAATTGTAGGAGAGCCTGGCGTTGGAAAAACAGCTTTGCTGGAAGGTTTTGCAATAGAAATCAATAGTGGGAATGTTCCGGAAATGTTGAAAGAAGCGACTTTGCTGGAATTAGACACAGGATCATTACTGGCCGGAACTTCTTACAAAGGCGAAATCGAAGATCGTCTAAAGAAGGTGATTAACGAATGTAAGAATATCAACAAAGCGATTCTTTTCATTGATGAAATTCATTCTCTATTAGACAGTAAAGGAAGCGCTGGAAATGTCGCCAATCTTTTAAAACCTGAACTCGCAAGGGGCGAAATCACCGTGATTGGTGCGACTACGCAAGAAGAATACAGGAAAATCATAGAACCAGAAAGAGCTTTTGACAGAAGGTTTGAAGTTCTGAATGTTGAAGAGCCAGATGATATAACCTGTGTAAAAATGATTGATGTTCTTCTGGATGGTTACAAAAATCACCATAAAGTAGAAGTTGACAGAACTGCTTTGGCAGATTGTGTAAGTCTTGCAAAACGCTATTCTAAAGGAAAAAAACTTCCGGATTCTGCAATCGATTTGTTGGACAGAACAATGGCTTCCATCAAAATGCTGGATGAATTATCTGAAACCGAATTAAAATCCTGGAAAGAAAACTACGACAAAATCATTGCTGAAAGTGATGAGACAGATCCACTTTTGATTGATGAATTAATCTGGAATTACAATCTTCTTCAAAATAAATTGAGTCCAATCCTTTGGGGTTCACTTTCCGAGCAGCATACTTTGGAAACTTCGATGGATATTAGTCAGATTAAAAATATCATTAATTCAACATTCGAAGAATTAATACAATTAGCATCAATTAAAAGAGAAAAAGTAGGGAAGCTGGAACTGGCTGCTGTAATGGCTGCAAAAACTGGAATTCCGATTGGTAAAATCCAAGCCAAAGAAAAAGAAAAACTCCTGAATATGGAGGAAATGCTCATCAAAAGAGTAGTAGGACAAGATCACGCTTTGAAAATTCTTGCTGATGCCATCGTAGAAAACCGAAGCGGACTCAATAAACCGGGACAACCAATCGGATCATTTTTCTTATTAGGTCCAACCGGAACAGGAAAAACTGAATTAGCTAAATCTATCGCCGAATTACTTTTCAATGATGAAGCTGCGATGATTCGTTTTGATATGTCAGAATTCAAAGAAGAACATTCTGCAGCGTTATTGTACGGTGCGCCTCCGGGTTATGTCGGCTATGAAGAAGGAGGAATGCTGGTCAATAAAATCAGACAAAATCCTTATTCAGTTGTTCTTTTTGATGAGATAGAAAAAGCGCACACTTCTGTTTTTGATGTTTTTCTTCAGATTATGGACGAAGGAAAAATTCACGATAAACTAGGAAAAGAAGGTGATTTCAGTAATTCCTTAGTTCTATTTACTTCAAATATAGGAAGCGAGGAAATCGTAAAACATTTTGAGCAAAATGAAATTCCGACTTCTAAAAATCTGATGAAAATAATGATGGATTCCGGAAGATTCAGACCTGAATTTTTGGCCAGAATTACGGAGATTATTCCATTTGCGCCAATTAATGAAAATATGGCTGAGAAGATTTTCAGTATTCAGTTGAAGTCTTTGAGAAAAGCCTTAACCCGATTGGGAATTGATTTTAATATTAATGATGAAGCTATTAAAAATCTTGCTTTGAATGGATTCAGCAGCAAATATGGTGCGCGTCAAATCTCTGGTGTAATCAGAGCTCAATTAGCAAGACCAATTTCTAAAAAAATTGTAAGAGAAGAAGTAAAAGCAGGAGAAACCATCAATGTAAGCTGGAATCAGGAGAAGGAAGATCTGGATTGGGTAATTTCATGA